The Polyangium mundeleinium genome contains the following window.
TCCGCCACCAGGACGCCGATCCACGCACCGGTCGGGTACGCCGCGTCTCTCGCGGTCGCGTCCCTCGTGGCCATGCTCGGCGCTTGTGGAGGGGAAGGCGGCGCATCGGAGGCCGAGGATCCAGACACGAGCGAGGATACGGGCCCGTCTGGAGCGCTGCTCGTGAGATGCTTGTCGGGCGCGCCGGACGCGACGTTGAGCCTCCTCGCCGGTGATACCCTGAAAACCTCGACGAGCGCGGGCCCGTCCTACAACACCGGCCTGGTGGGCGCCATCCTCGGCTGCAACAGCTATGTCGTCGATGTCTCCGTGCCCTCGACCAGCACGCCGCCGCTCGACTATGACCGGTCCTTTCAATTTCATGCCGAGAAGTCGACGTCGATCCGTGAAGAGCTGTGCAATCTGGCGGAGATGCAGTTCCGCGTGTACGCGTGGAGCATCCTCGTCGGGGAGTGGGTGTTCGTCGGCGGCGGAGTCAAGCAAGGCACGTGGTATCCGAACGGTCCCCTCACGAGCCAGGAGTGCAGGTTTTCTCCGAAGCCGGAGGCCTATACCGAGTTTGTCAACCACTTCGATCCGCCGTTGGCTGGAACGAACCGCTACCGCATTCTGAGCTCGGTGATGCTCCCCGACGGGTTCTTCTCGGAGGTTCGCGTCAGCGTGCAGCGCGAACGCACGATAATCCCTGACTGAGGAGCGGAAGCTCCTAGGGCGTCGCAACAAGGGCGACGAGGGGTTTCACGTGCGCCGTCCTCTCCCGGCACGCGCTCCTCATTCGCCGGCCCCCTCCCCCGACGTCTCCTCCTGCGTCCGCGCGAGCTTCGCCTTGATCTCCTCCGTCTCGGCATTGAGCTTGGCCGTCGCCGCCTCCATCAGCCGCACGGCCCACCCGAGCAGCCGCTCGATCTCCCCGACGTCGAGGCCCTCTGCGCCGGCTGCTTTCTCGCGAAGCGCGATATCGGCCAGCTTGCGCACCGTCGGCAAGAGCACCGGATCGTCGGGGCCGGCGACATGAGGCTCGAGCAGCCGCAAGAGCCACGTCGAAAGCTCCTTCGCGCGTGGGAGGTTCCCCTCCGCGAGCCGTGCCTCCGCCGCGCGGTCGAGCACCACCTGGAGGCGCAGGCTCTCTTTGCCGAACTCCTTCTCCGCGATCGAAAGCGCCTCTTCGTAGAGCGCCGCCGCGCGCGCGTGCTCTCCGCGTTTCGTCGCGACCTCCGCGAGATGGACCGTCGCCACCACGCAATGGGTGCTCTCGGGGGGGTAGTGCGCCGCATAGACGTCGCGCATGCGCTCGAACGTCTTTTCGGCGGCGTCGTAATCGTCCAGCGCGAGGTACGCTTTCCCGAGCTCGTCCAGCACGACGACGAGGGCCAGGTCCTTCGGCGCGTACACTTTCTCGTACATCTCGAGCGCACCCTCGAGCGGCCTTTCGGCGTGCTCCGGCTTCTCCTCGGCGAGCGCGGCGCGCCCGTAACGCAGGAGCGCCTCCCCCATTTTTCGCGGGTCGCCGTCGAGCGCGCGGGCCGTGATGTCGACGGCGAGCCGGTAGCTCTTGCGCGCCTCCTCGTGATCGTTCATCGCGACGAAGATGTCGCCTATCCGGAGCGTGTCCGCATAGACGTCCGCGGCGTGCGTGGTGAGGTGCTCGCCTCGGATCTGGAACGCCGCGAGCGCGGCGTCCGAGGCGCTGCCGAGCTCGCCGCGCTCGAGCTCGATGTCGGCGAGGAGCGCGAGGGACGAGGCCACCTCGAGGTGCTCTTCCCCGAGGATCTTGCGCTTGATTTCGAGGGCCTTCGTCGCGGCGCGGCGGGCCTTGTCGAGCTCGCCGGCATGGCTGAGCAGCCGGGCGAGGTCGGAGAGCGCCTGGAGGGGCTTTTCGAGCGCGGCAGGGTCTTCGGCGCTACGAAGCATGCGGGCGTCGAGGAGGCGCTCGAGCAGGCCCAGGGCGGGGGCCCATTGTGCGAGCTTGGAATAATGCGTGAGCGCCGTGGTGGCGGCGGCGAGGGTGTCGGGGTGAAACGCGCCGAGGTGCTGGTCGCGAATCTCGAAGAGCCGTTCCGCGAGCGGAGCGGCGAGCTCGGGCCGGTCTTCGGCAATGGCTGCGCGGAGCTGCACGTCGAGCTGCCAGGCTTCGAGCTCGGTCGCCTCGTCGCGGGGTGTGTCGCAGTCGGCCATGGCGAGGGAGGATACCGGTCGGGTCGGCCGGGGAAGAAGTGAAAAGTGTACCTGCCACGCGCCTGAGGGTGCGTGAGACAACCACCACCCCGCACCCCCAGCCTTGGCAAACCTCGCACCCCCAGCCTTGGCAAACCCCCACCCCCATCCCCCGTTTCACCCGCCCGACGCCTCCCCCGGGGAAACCTCTTGCCGCGCGATCCCCCCCCTGCCAAAAAGGCGCGCCTGTTTCTCGCGCCCACCGATCGCCACGTCGAGCTCGCTCTTGCTGCGCCGGGCCAAGCTGCTCGTGGCGCCAGGACCTTGCGCGCCTTCGTGCAGGGCGCCCTTGCCATGGTCGAGCCGGATTGTGGCCTCGCTTCGAGCGCCGTCACCCGCCTCGTCTCCCGCGTCGCCCTCGAAGCCGGCCCCGTTGCCGGCGTCGATCTCCCCGACGCACCCGCCGAGCGCGTCGCGTTTGCCGACGTCGTCGACCTTGCGCTGGGCCGCCTCCGGCGCGCGGGCGTTCGGCCGGACCACCTTTTCCAGGCCGAGGGCCCCCAGGCCGCGCTCCTCGCCGAGGTCATGCGCCGGGCCGACGAAATCCTCGCGAACAAAAGCCTCGTCGACCCGCGCAGCGCCGGGTTCGTCCTGTCCCGCGCCCTCCGACGGGGCCCTTGTGACGCCCTCCTCCAGGAAATGTCGGCCCACGACGTCACCGTCTCCGGCCTCGTCTCCTTCGAGGCCGACGACCTCTCCTGGCTGGAGGCCTTGCACGCCCGCGCACGCGAGGCCGGCGGCCGTGGCCTCGTCGTCGAGATGCCGCTTTTCTCGGGCGAATCCCTGTTCGAACCGACCGACCTCGACGAAGAGGCCGTCGGCTCTGTCGCCACCGTCCTCGAAAAACGCTGGTCCGAGCTCGCGTTTGGCCCCTCCCTCGATTGGAGCCCCCTCCGCGACGGCGCCGCCTCCCTCGTATTGCGCGCCGCGGGCCCCGAGGGCGAAGCGCGCGCCGTCGCGGCCGAGGTCCTCAGCGCGCTCGGCAGCGGCGTCCCGCCCGAATCCATTGCGATCGTCGTCCCCGCGCTCGACGACGGCACCCTCGATCCGCTCCGCGCCGCCCTCTCCGACGCGCGCATTCCTTTTCACGAGCCGCGGGGCCCCTCGGCCGACGCTTCGCCCGAGGGCCGCGCCGCGCTCGGCCTCTTTGCGCTCGCGTCCGGGCCCGTCACCCGGGAACGGGTCATCGATATCCTCCGCGCGCCCGGGCTTCATTCCGGTATCTGGGTCTCCGAGCGCGCCGAGCGCGACGCCGAGGCGAAGGCCGCATTGCTCGCGCACAGGTTGCGCGACGTTCCGGTCGAGGTCGATCGGACTGGCACGCTGCTCGTCGAGAATCTCCGCGCGGTCATCGAAGCCGCGGGCGATACGGACGAGGCCTGGATGCCGGATGCGCTCACGCGCATGCTGGAGAGCATCGTCCTTCTCGCGGGCGGAAAGACCCGGGCCGAGATTGCGGCGAGGTTTGGCGCGCTTTGCGACAAGCTCGATCTCGGCCGGCCCTCGATGGGCGAGCTCGGCGCGGCGCTCCGGGTCGAGGCGCTCCGCGGCCGATCCCTCGCGCTCCGGGCCATTGGCGAGGGCCAAGCCGCGGTGCGCGCCATTCGTGACGCGACACGCGCCGTCGTCGAAGCGGCGGCCATGCTCGGCCTCGAAGATACGCCGTCCCGCGTCGAAGAGCTTTATGCCGAGGTGCGTCGGGCGAGCGCGACGCAGGGTCGATCCGACGGCGGCGGCAGCCGGGCCAGCGCCGTTCGGATTGCGCGGCCTTCCGAGCTTTGTGGGATCCAGTACGACGTCCTCCTCGTGACCGGGCTCGGGCCGGGTGGCTATGGGCCGGAGTCGGACGGCGGGCTCATCGACGAGCGCCTCTGGTCCACGCTGCCGGCCTCGGCCCGGCCGCCGACGGCGCGCGAGCGGGATCGCATACGCCGCGCCGAACTCGCCTGGGCCATGGGCGGGGCGCGGCGTGTCGTGCTCTCGTACAGCACCACCGACGACGAGGCGGCCCCGCACCCGACCGTCACGCGCGCGCTTCGATCGAAGATCACCGAGCGCGTCGAGCCCTCGTCGCGTGTGTCGCGGGCGGCCTCGCGGATCGATCCACGCGGCGCCGAGCTCGTCGCGCTCTCGGCGGGCTCGCTCCCGGCGCCGCTCATCGCGGATCGTGTCTCCATCGAGCGGGCGCGTCTTGCGTACTTTCTGGATCCGCGTGCGGACGCGGGGCCCTTCACGGGCCGGATCGACACGGCCGATCCCGAGCTCGCCGCGCACCTCCGCGCGTGCGTGGGCGGGGACGCGCCTGGGCGGCCGATCGCGGTCACGCACATCGAGAAGGCCGCGGGCTGCGCGTTCGCAGGGTTTGCCCGGCGCGTGTGGCGCACGCGTCGCCAGGAGGACGCGCTCGAAGCGGCCGATCCACGCGAGCGCGGCACGCAGGTCCACGCGGCCACGGCGGCGGCGTTCGAGGCGGCGTGGGAGGCGGGTGGGCGGGCGAACCGCAGGAAGGCGCTCGAAGCGGCGCGCGACGCGGCGATGCGCGCGGTCGGCGCGGACAAGGAGGCGGCGCCGCTCCGGCGTGAGCTCTTGATCGCGGCCGTCGACGTCGCGCTTGGCTTCGTCGCGCATGGCCTCGACGAGCAAGGGTATTCCTTCGCGCTTGCTGAACAACCGTTCGGCCCCTCGGTCGCGGCGCCCTGGGACGCGCTCCCGATCGCGCCGATGCCGGGGGAAGGGGAGGGGGACCAGGCGCCGGGGGCGTCGGTCTTCGTCGAGGGCAAGATCGATCGCGTGGATCGGGGCGACGGCGGCAAGAGCGCGGCGCGCGTGGTCGACTACAAGACGGGGCAGATCCCGAGCAAGAGCGAACAGGGAACGCTGCACCTGCAACTACCGCTGTATGCCGCGGCCGTGGCGCGGGCGACGGGCGCCGACGAGGTGCAGGCGTTTTATCTCGGCGCAGACAAACGTGGCGAGATCAAGGCCTCACCGTCGAAGGAGCCGGACCGACGCGCCATCGCGGACAAGCGCATCGACGCCGAGCGTACGGCCCGCAAGGTGGTGCTTTCGCTCTGGGACGGACGGATCGAGCCGCGGCCCGTGAAGGGAGATCTCTGCGATCGGTGTGACGCGCGGGACGTCTGCCGCAGGCCGGCCGTGGTGCCGGGCGAGGCGGACGAGGAGGGCGGCGGATGAGCCTCACGCTTCCGTCCGAAGACGCGCTCCTCTACGCCTTCCGCCGCAACATCGTCGTCGCCGCGAGCGCGGGCACCGGCAAGACGTACCGGCTCACGGCGCTCTACGTGCTCCTCACGCTCGGGCTCACCTCGATGGGCCGGGCCGAAGGTGACAAGCCTGCCGAACCGATCCCGCCCGAGCGGATTGTTGCGACGACCTTTTCGCGCGCCGCAGCGCAGGAGATCGCGACCCGCGTGCAAGCGGCGCTCTCCGACATCGCGGCGTGGGACGAGCAAGGACCCGAGCCCAAGCTCGCCGGCCTCATCGCGGCGCGCCGATCGATCCTCGCCGACCCCCCTTCCATCGCCGAGATCAAGCGCCGCGCGGCGGACGCGCTCGGACGATCCGCGGGCGCGCGCATCGACACGTTGCATGGCCTCGCGCAGCAGATCGTCCGGACGCATGCGCTCGCGCTCGGCGTGGATCCGCAGGCGCGCGTGGTCGAGGAGGACGAGGCGCAGGCGCTCGCGGATCTCGCGGTGGACGAAGCGCTCTCGGCCGCGCTCTCGGCCGGCGGCGACCGAGCCGAAGCGGCGCGCGCGCTCGTCGCCGCCGCGAACGGCGTGTGGGGCGCGCGCAAGCAGGTCGCGAGCCTCTGCGACCGCCTCGACGAAGAAGGCCTCTTGCCCTCGGAGCTCCTGCTCGCCGAACACGAAGGCGGCGCGCGCTCCCTCCGCGCCTCGCTCGACTCCATCGTCGCCACGTGTGTCGCGGGCGGACAACGCACCAAGGACGCCGCGATGGTCCTCGCGCGCGTCCTCGCGCAGACGAGCCCCGGCGAGCTCTTCCCGGCCGTGGCCGAAGAGCCGCTCCGCGAGCTCTTCGCCGTCGCCATGCGCGGCAAGACGAGCGACGCCGACAAGGAGTTCGCCGCCTTCCGCGAGGAGCTGCCCGGCGACAGCAACGCCGACCGCGCCGCGGGCCTGCTCGCCCTCCTCCGCGAGGCCCCCGCGCTCTCCGTGCGCGAGCGCGGCATCGTCGCCCTGCTCGAAGACGCGCGCACCCGCCTCGGCGCGCTCCGCCGCAAGGAAGGCCTCCTGAGCTTCGGCGACATGCTCCGCATGGCCCGCGACGGCCTCCGTGATCGCCCCGAGATCGCCGCGCAGGTCCGCGCTTCCATCGACGCGCTCCTCGTCGACGAGTTCCAGGACACGAGCCGCGCGCAACGCGACATCGTCTACCTCCTCCGCGAGCGCGAGGACAGCGACCGCCCGCAGGGACGCGCGCCCATCGCGGAAAACCTCGTCGGACACGGCCTCTTCCTCGTCGGCGACCGCAAGCAATCCATCTACGGCTTCCGCGGCGCCGACGTCGCCGTCTTCTCGCGCATCACGGGCGAGCTCTGCGGCCCCTTCGCCCGCGAAGCCCTCGCCCTCGCGCCCGAGATCTGCGCCGCCGAGGACAGCGCCGACCTCGTCGCGCTCCGCGAGAGCCGACGCAGCGGCGGAAAAATCCTCGACTTCGTCAACGCGTTTTCCGCCCACGATTTCCACGCACCAGGCGACGCGCATCCGCGTGACTTCGAGGTCGTCTACGGCCCCGCCGATCGCCTCGTCCCCGTCGCGGAAGCCGCAGGCACGGGCGAGGTCGTGCTCGTCGACGACGACGGCGCCTCCCCGCCCGACGCCGAGCCCGTCGTCCGCGGCGCCACGCGCTCCATGCGCGAAGCGTTCGTCGCCGCGGCCTTCACCGCGCGGTACGTCCGCAGCGGCGAGGGCTCCTTCCGCGACATCGCAATCCTCGCGCGTCGTCGCAAGACACTCCCGCTCCTCGAGCTCGCGCTCGCCCGCATCGACATCCCGCACATCGTCGCGGGCCGCGCCCTCTTCGACACCGCCGAGGTCCGCGACGTCGCCGCGGTCCTTCGCCTCCTCGTCGATCGACGCGACCGCCTCGCGCTCGCCACGGTCCTGCGCGGCCCTGCGGTCGGTTTGTCCGACGCCGCGCTCGCGTGGCTGGGCACGCCGAAAACCGGTTTGTCGTTGCCCCTCGAACGATCGGACGCCATGCGCCTGCTCCCGAGCTTGCCCGCGTGGGAAAAGCTCGGGCCCGCAGATCGCACGCGCCTCGAAGACTTCGTCCGCCGCTTCGTCGAGCTGCGCCGCGCGGCCTTGCGCTTGCACCCGGGCGAGGCGATCCGCGCGTCCGTCGCGGCCTTCGACCTCGACCGTGTCTTCGCCTCCATGCCTCGCCCCGAGATGCGCATCGGCCACGTCGATCGCCTCCTCGGCGTGGCGCGGCGCCGCGGCGGCTCGCTCCCCGGCTTCGTCCGCTGGCTCGATCGCCGCATGCGGGACGACTCCGACGAGCGTGACGACACCACGTTCGCCGAGGAGGAAGACGCCGTCCGCCTCATGACGATCCACGCGAGCAAGGGCCTCGACTTCCCCGTCGTGATCGTCCTCGACCTCGACGCGGGCGTCGCGCCGCGGCCCTCGGGCATCCAGATCGCCTCCCTCGGCGGCCCCAAGCCCACGCTCATCCTGCGGCACCACGCCTCGCGTCCGGATCCGCTCTCCGACGTGATGCTCTCGCGGCTCGAACGAGGCGAGCGGCCCGTGCTCGACGCGCTCCGCACGGAGGCCCAAGCGAAAGCGGACGAGCTTGCACGCGCGCGTGAGCTCGCCGAGCGGCAGCGGCTCACCTACGTCGCGATGACGCGTCCGAAGCGCGCGCTCGTCCTCATCGGCGTGCCCGATCCGCCCGAAGGATCCCGCAAGCGCGCGAAGGGTGGCTCCGCGTTCGAGTCCCTGAAAGACGGCCTCACGAAGGCCACGATCAAGGACGCGATCACCCGCCGCGAGCAGGCCTCGGCCCTCCTCGCCGATCCGCATGCGCAGCCCCGCGAGGCGCGCCATGGAGCCGTCTCCCCGACGGGCCCTGCGCCGCCCTGGCCCGAGCGCCCGCCGACCCGCACGATCTCCATCGCCACGACCCCGCTCTCGCTCTTCCAGGGCTGCGCGCGCCGCTTCCGCCTGCGCCAGCTCATGGGCTTCGACGAGCCGATCAGCACCGGCTACGTCGACCTGCCCGGCGATCCCGCGGCCGAAGCTGTGGAGATCGACACCGAAGCCGACCTCGATCCGCGCACCCGCGGCCTCGCGGCCCACGGCGTCCTCGAACGCTGGCCGCGCGAAGCCTTTGGCCGCACCGTCGACGTCGCCGACGTCCGCCGTCGTCTCGCGCTCGCCGGCCTCCGCCCCGAGGTGCCCGAGGCCGCACGTATCGCCGAAGGCATCGCGGCGTTCCTCGATGGCCCCTACACCCGATCGATCCGTGATCAGGGCCTGCGCATGCTCCGCGAAGAACCGTTCGTCCTCACGATCGGCCTCTCCCCAGCGCCCGACGGCTCCCCACGCGCGCTCGGCCTTCGTGGCGCCGTCGACTTCGTCGTCTTCCGCCCCGACGGCACCGTCGACGTCATCGACTACAAGCTTTCACGTCCGCGCTCGGACCTCTCGGTCTACGCCTTCCAGCTCCACGCCTACGCGCTCAGCATGCACCGCCGCGAGCCCGAGCGACGCATCCGCGCAGGCGTCGTCTTCCTCGCAGGCTCCTCCCCCGAGCCCATCTTCCTCGCGTCGGACGGCGCGGACGGAACCATCACGAACGCAGAACACGACCGCTTCGCAAACGAGCTCAAGACCCTCGGCGAGCGCTTCGCCGAGGCACGCTGGGCCGACCGCTTCGACGCTGTCCCTCTCGATCGATGCCGCAAGCTCCACTGCGGCTTCGTCGGCGCCTGCTACGGACCCGAAAGCACGCTCTGACGGGGCGCGCTGCGCGCTCCGATCGGTGTCTGCAACGCGTGCAAACGGCAGAGCGCACGTTCGAGACCCGTGTGCAACGCGTGCAGACGGCAGAACGAACGTTCGTAGACCCGCGTGCAACGCGTGCAGACGGCACCACGTATGTTCGAAGACCCGTTTGCAACGCGTGCAGACGGCACCACGCATGTTCGAAGACCCGTTTGCAACGCGTGCAGACGGCACCACGCACGTTCGAAGACCCGTTTGCAACGCGTGTACGCGGGGTCGGGTACGCTGGGATCCGCGTTTGCAACGCGTGCACGCGGGATCGGGTGCGCTGCGATGCCCTCCGGCGAGGCGAGGCTAGAACTCCCCGTCCGCGACCGCCCGCATCAACACCTGCACCGTCACGATGCCCAGGTACCGCCCCTGGTGCTCGACGATCACCGGATCGTACACACGCGACTCGTCCCGCGACGTCGCAAGCCGCAGCGCGACCGGCAGCGCCGTCGCCTCGTCCACGCGCAAGGGATGCGGATCCATCAGCGCCACGATCGGGCTGCCACCACGACGTGTATGCGCGAGCTCGTCGAGCAGCCGCTCCCGCGTCGCCAGCCCGAGCACGTGCCCCTCACAGTCCACCACGGGCAGCGCGGTATACGCCGTCGATCGTCGGAGCAAGCCCGCGACCTCGCCCGCGGGTGTCCCCGGCAGCACCGACGCATGCGAGCCGCGGAGCGCGCTGATCGTGCGCGGCGGCGGGCTCGATTGGCCATCGCGCTCCGCCTGTTTTGCCGCGCGCCGCACGAGATCCTTCACGGGCGGCGGAAGCGGGCCGAGCTCCGGCGCGGGCCGCGCGAGCAGATACCCCTGACCAAGCTCCACGCCGCACGCGAGCAGCGCCTGCAGATCGTGTTCGTCCTCGATGCCCTCGGCGATCACCTGGATCCCCGCGCGTCGACCGAAGTCCGCGAGCGATCGCACGAGGTGCGCGCGCAGCGGATCCTCCGCGAGGTGCCGCACGATCGCCTTGTCGAGCTTCAAGAAATGCGGCCGCACGCGCACGAGCGCCGTGAGCGACGCGTACCCCGCGCCCACGTCGTCGAGCGCGATCCGAAACCCTTGGCTCGCGTAGTGCCGCACGATCCGCTCCAGCCGATCGCTGTCGAGCACCGCCCCCGACTCCGTCAGCTCCAGGACGATTCGTGTCGGCGCGACTCCATGCTCTTCCAGAAGGCGCCGCGTGAACCCCGCGCTGAACGCCGGATCGTCGATCACGCGCGGATCGACGTTCAGGAAAAACACGCCTTCGGATCCCACGCGCGCGAGCGTCTCGATCCCGATCTCGCGAAAGCGCCGATCGACGGCCACGAGCCTTCCGTGCGAGTGCGCCATCTCCAGGAGCGCCTGCGGCCCGGAAACACCACGCGCGTGTGCCTCCGACGCACCCGGGCCGAGGCGCCCGAGCACTTCGCGCCCCATCACCTCGCCCGTGCCGAGATCCACGATCGGCTGGAAAGCCACGTGCAGGTGTTCACTGACGAGCAGATCGTCGAGCCACGTGGGGGCCGTCGCCACCGCGCCCGACCCTGGGGGGATTGTCCCTGGGGGAATCGTCCCGAGGGCTTCGTCCCTCGTCGCCGACGGCGCTTCTGCGCGGTGCTCCCCTGCCTTCATCGGTAGGTCGATCCTCCGGTCTCCACATACTACCGGTTTTTTTCGGGACGGTAGCAATCCCGTTTCTTGCGAACGTACGTACGCAGTCATTCGTGGTTTCGCTCGCGTACGCACGCTTTCGAGTCTGCCCGCCTGGTACTAGGGCCTTCCTTAGGGGAGGGCGTATGCCGAGGGAACGGGCCGAGCTCGAAGTCCTGGTCACGACGCCTCACGGCGCGCCTGTCCAGGGGGCATCCGTGCGTCTCCTCGGGCCGGGCGGGGCCGTGGTGGGGCAGGAGATCACGCCGGGGCGGTTTCGCGTCCTCTTGCCGCGACGCGGCGATTACGAGCTCATCGTGGAGCCCGGGGCCTCGCCGTTCGATCTGCGCCCGCTCCGCACCACGCTTTTCCTGACACCCGGGAAATGCGGCAACGTCGTCGCCGCGATGAGCGGCCTCGAAGGCGTGCGCTCCCGCGTCGAGCGCGTCGATTGCGCGCCAGGTCGCAGCGTCGCCCACGTCGTCCTCGATTACGTCTGGTTTTCCCACCTCGGAACTCCCCCGACGCTCGGCAATCGCGTGGACGTGCTCGTCGACGGGGAAGACGGCTGGCGCGCGGTGGCCGAGGCGATGCTCGCGGCGCGCCGCTCGATTCGTGTCACCACGTGGGTCTACGAGCCCGAGCTCGAGCTCTTGCGCCCCGACCCGCTCGCGGAGCCGGCCGAGCGCGAGGCCTACACCATCCAGCGCATCCTCGAATCCCGGGCCCGCGCGTCCGTCCTCGTGCAGCTCCTCCTCTGGGACCCGCCCGTGTTACCCATTCCCGGCGAGGCGCGCCGCGTCGCGCTCACCGCCGGGGATGGATTCGAGGTCCTCACCGAGAAAAACCCCACGGAGCGCCCGATCTTCGGCGAGCGGTATCCGCTCGGCAACCGCCTCCTCGGCGAGGTGCAGATCGGCTCGTTTCACCAGAAGACCGTGGTCGTCGACGGCCGCATCGGGTTTTGCGGCGGCATGAACATGCGCCAGAACGACTGGGACACCCGCCACCACCGCCTCTTCGAGCCCGGCCGGTGCCGCTTCACGCGGCCGAGCGCCTACCGCGCCCGCGTAAAAGACGGGCTTTGCGCCGCCGACCATCCGCCGCGCCACGATTTCGTCGCGCGGATCGAGGGGCCGAGCGTCGCCCACCTCGAAGAGAACTTCCGGGAGCGGTGGAATCGCCTCCTCGAACGCGGCGCGCCGCACGCCGAGCGCTCCACGTTCGTCCCGCCGCCCGATCCCGCCGTGCTCCCCGAAGCGCCCGGACGCTCGGCCGTGCAGGTCGTCCGCACCATGCCCGCGCCACACGCCGAGCGCGGCATCCTCGACGCCTACCTGCGCGCCATCGCCGCCGCCCGCCGCCTCCTTTACATCGAGGATCAATACTTTCGATCCACCTACGTGAGCGAGGCGATCGTCGAAGCGGCTCGGAAAAACCCGCGCCTCTCGGTCCTCGTCCTCACGAGCGAGGCGCAGGCGAACCACCCGCTCACCGGCGCCTGGAGCCACACCTGCTTCGAGCGCATCCGCGAGGCGCTCCCCGATTTCGAGCTTTACGCGCTTCGCTGCGCGGGCCGCGACGGCCGTGGCAAACGCCGCGTCCAGGAGATCGACCATCACGGAAAACTGCTCCTCGTCGACGACGTCTTCGTCATGGTGGGGAGCTGCAACGTGAACGACCGCGGCTTCGAATACGAGGGCGAGTGCAACGTGGCCATCGTCGATCCGGCCTTCGCCGCGACGCTCCGCCTCGGCCTCTTCCGCGATTACCTCGGCGGCGATCCGCGCCTCGGAAAGGACCTCGAGCGCGACGTCGAGGTTTTCCGCGAGCACGCCGCGCGAAATGCCAAGGGCCCGCCCGACGGCGATCCACACCCGTACCTCGTCCCGTTCACCCCGCGGCCCCGTCGCTCGCAGATCTTCGACCGCAGCGTCTTCTGACCTCATCCCGCTTGACGGCTGCGCCCCGCTCCGATGTTCTCTTGCGGCCATGCAGATCGACCGCTCCCGGTTTCTCCTCCTCACCGCAACCATGGCCTCCGGCGCGTGCGGCGGCGCAGCGCAACCCGGGGCCGGTGGGGATCCCGTCGTCGCGGCGCCGGTCGTCACGTTGCCCGAGGAGGAGAAACCCGCCGGCGCGGCCGCACTCCCGCCGGGCCAGCCGGCCGTGGCCGAGCCGAGCGAGGGAATCCGCGCGACGCTCGAAGGGCCCGGGTCCGCGTCTGCGGAGGAGCCTTCCTTGTGCGACGACGGCGGCACGGCGCCGAAGGGATGCAACACCCTGCGCGCGCCGGGGCCTCAATGCGAGAGCTTCACGGACACCCGCGACATGTGCGGCAAGCTCGCGCATGGGCTCAAGCCGAGCGTGGCCGAGAAGGCGGTCGATTGTCTGCTCGCGAAGAGCGGCAAGCAATCGATCTGCAGCTTCGACGCCGCGAACCAGTGCGGGATGTCCGCCGTGCGCAAGGCGTCGTGCGTCGAGCCCTCCACGCAATCGGCGTGCGCGCCGGCCGTCAAGGCTTGCGGCGGGCGGCTCACGACGAAGGATTGCCAGGCGTTGCTCTCGGCCGTGACCAGCAAGAACCGCCAGAACATGATCGCCTGCGTCACCGAGGGCTGCTCGATCGATTATTGTATGTATTCGGTGGAGTAGCGCAACGTCAGGCGGGCAGGGGGGAACGAGCGCCGCGCAGGCGCCGCCGCGCGAGGGCGAGGACGCCCGCGCCGAGCGTCGAGAGGACCACGACGAACGTCCCGCGATCCTTGTTGGATCCAGAGCCGCTGCCCGGCAGCACGACCACGCCGGACGGGCAGATCGTGTCCACGTTCTTCGACGAACGCGCCCGGATCTCGTGCTCCACCTCGACCTGGAGCTCCGACGGCTCGAGCTCGAGGTCCTTCGCGAGCGCCGCGCGCGGCAGCTTCGCTTCGAGCCGCGTCAGCCAAACGTCCGCCGGGTGCAGGCCATT
Protein-coding sequences here:
- a CDS encoding phospholipase D-like domain-containing protein translates to MPRERAELEVLVTTPHGAPVQGASVRLLGPGGAVVGQEITPGRFRVLLPRRGDYELIVEPGASPFDLRPLRTTLFLTPGKCGNVVAAMSGLEGVRSRVERVDCAPGRSVAHVVLDYVWFSHLGTPPTLGNRVDVLVDGEDGWRAVAEAMLAARRSIRVTTWVYEPELELLRPDPLAEPAEREAYTIQRILESRARASVLVQLLLWDPPVLPIPGEARRVALTAGDGFEVLTEKNPTERPIFGERYPLGNRLLGEVQIGSFHQKTVVVDGRIGFCGGMNMRQNDWDTRHHRLFEPGRCRFTRPSAYRARVKDGLCAADHPPRHDFVARIEGPSVAHLEENFRERWNRLLERGAPHAERSTFVPPPDPAVLPEAPGRSAVQVVRTMPAPHAERGILDAYLRAIAAARRLLYIEDQYFRSTYVSEAIVEAARKNPRLSVLVLTSEAQANHPLTGAWSHTCFERIREALPDFELYALRCAGRDGRGKRRVQEIDHHGKLLLVDDVFVMVGSCNVNDRGFEYEGECNVAIVDPAFAATLRLGLFRDYLGGDPRLGKDLERDVEVFREHAARNAKGPPDGDPHPYLVPFTPRPRRSQIFDRSVF